The Zingiber officinale cultivar Zhangliang chromosome 9A, Zo_v1.1, whole genome shotgun sequence genome window below encodes:
- the LOC122021171 gene encoding galactolipase DONGLE, chloroplastic-like has protein sequence MAAACLPASRCCAGVTVCRRVDASAFAEASNEMEFAPAVSVPRRIAVKNTPAPVPAKATGPGQMMNVWKEMEDWESVGAAPPLQPLLREGIARYGELVAACYKALDLNPSSDRYLNCKYGKKSMLRGVGMADSGYYVTKYVYAAPHFRLPIAASNCSPWIGYVAVSFSDCLCLRREILVSFRGTVTGTEWIANLMSSLEAARFDPHDPRLDVKVASGFLSLYTSGDSSTKFGSGSCREQLLSELSRLLCEYKGEEVSITLAGHSMGSALALLLGYDIAELGLNQLGRRRSAPVMVCSFGGPRVGNAEFKRRCEELGVKVLRVVNVNDLVTKLPGVIFNENFRNPVGGGRSSYAHVGVELALDFFEVQDYPACVHDLDAYIRLLKCPDSDDMVRAKRKGAASAAAFDIVKKAR, from the coding sequence ATGGCGGCAGCGTGCCTTCCGGCTTCCCGTTGTTGTGCCGGCGTCACTGTGTGCCGGCGGGTGGACGCCTCGGCCTTTGCGGAGGCTTCGAACGAGATGGAGTTCGCACCGGCAGTTTCAGTGCCCAGAAGGATTGCGGTGAAGAACACGCCGGCGCCGGTTCCAGCTAAAGCGACAGGGCCAGGGCAGATGATGAATGTGTGGAAGGAGATGGAGGATTGGGAGTCAGTGGGGGCGGCGCCGCCTCTGCAGCCACTTCTGAGGGAAGGGATCGCTCGCTACGGCGAGCTTGTAGCTGCTTGCTACAAGGCCTTGGACCTCAACCCTTCCTCCGACCGGTACCTCAACTGCAAGTACGGCAAGAAGAGCATGCTCCGTGGGGTGGGCATGGCGGACTCCGGCTACTACGTCACCAAGTACGTTTACGCCGCCCCCCATTTCAGGCTCCCCATCGCTGCCAGCAACTGCAGTCCCTGGATTGGCTACGTCGCCGTGTCCTTCTCCGACTGCCTCTGCCTCCGCCGCGAAATCCTCGTGTCCTTCCGCGGCACCGTCACTGGCACCGAGTGGATTGCGAACCTGATGAGTTCTCTGGAGGCGGCGCGGTTCGACCCGCATGACCCCCGCCTTGACGTCAAGGTCGCCTCCGGCTTCCTCAGCCTCTACACCTCCGGCGACAGCTCCACCAAGTTCGGCAGCGGCAGCTGCCGCGAGCAGCTCCTCTCCGAGCTGTCCCGCCTCCTCTGCGAGTACAAGGGCGAGGAGGTGAGCATCACGCTGGCCGGCCACAGCATGGGCAGCGCCCTCGCGCTGCTCCTCGGCTACGACATCGCCGAGCTCGGCCTCAACCAGCTGGGGCGGCGCAGGTCGGCGCCCGTCATGGTCTGCTCCTTCGGAGGGCCCCGCGTCGGCAACGCCGAGTTCAAGAGGCGGTGCGAGGAGCTCGGGGTGAAGGTGCTGCGGGTGGTGAACGTGAACGACCTGGTGACGAAGTTGCCGGGAGTCATCTTCAACGAGAATTTCAGGAACCCGGTGGGCGGCGGCAGATCCAGCTACGCTCACGTCGGCGTGGAACTGGCGCTGGATTTCTTCGAGGTGCAGGACTACCCGGCCTGCGTGCATGACCTGGACGCCTACATCCGGCTCTTGAAGTGCCCCGACAGTGACGACATGGTGCGAGCGAAGCGGAAGGGGGCGGCCTCCGCCGCCGCCTTCGACATAGTGAAGAAGGCGAGATAG